One window from the genome of Lasioglossum baleicum chromosome 9, iyLasBale1, whole genome shotgun sequence encodes:
- the LOC143211768 gene encoding dipeptidase 1 isoform X2 produces the protein MCGGQSGVWIATVILLIIGSCVDKVGPRPADGEVAHLTSSEERLNTVKQVLSEVPLIDGHNDLPWNIRNFVHNQLAEFDFKDLRQVEPWSKSAWSQTDLVRLRQGMVGGQFWAAYVPCESQHLNAVQLTLEQVDLIKRLIEKYSQHMQFAASSREIMEAHKKGRIASLIGVEGGHSLGSSLAVLRTLYQLGVRYLTLTHTCDTPWAKSSSVEGNDGEGGGLTAFGKAVVKEMNRLGMLIDLSHTARATMRDALRTSRAPLIFSHSSAFAICNSSRNVPDDILEQLAANRGLVMVTFYNYFVKCGTEATVSDVAEHIYYIKNLIGVDHIGVGGDFDGINKTPRGLEDVSKYPELFAELLRSGNWNVRDLKKVAGLNLLRVLQQVEDVRDEMRTSGIMPSEEYLQDSPDTTGSCALDINSVPRVMEV, from the exons TGTGGCGGTCAGAGCGGTGTCTGGATAGCAACTGTGATCTTACTGATAATTGGAAGCTGTGTCGACAAAGTTGGACCACGACCAGCCGATGGCGAGGTTGCACACCTGACATCGTCGGAGGAAAGGTTGAACACCGTGAAACAGGTTCTTTCCGAGGTGCCTTTGATCGACGGGCACAATGACCTACCCTGGAACATTCGAAACTTCGTCCACAATCAGCTGGCCGAGTTCGATTTCAAGGATCTACGACAGGTGGAGCCGTGGAGCAAGAGCGCGTGGAGCCAGACTGACTTGGTCAGACTTCGCCAAGGCATGGTCGGCggtcag TTTTGGGCTGCTTACGTGCCGTGCGAATCCCAGCATCTCAACGCGGTCCAGCTGACTTTGGAGCAGGTGGACCTCATTAAGAGGCTCATAGAGAAGTACTCGCAACACATGCAGTTCGCTGCATCTTCAAGGG AGATCATGGAAGCCCACAAAAAGGGCAGAATAGCATCCCTAATCGGAGTGGAGGGTGGACATAGCCTAGGAAGTAGTTTAGCTGTTTTAAGAACATTGTATCAATTGGGTGTACGGTATCTCACACTCACTCACACTTGTGACACACCGTGGGCGAAAAGTTCGTCGGTAGAAGGCAACGACGGAGaag GAGGAGGTCTGACCGCGTTCGGGAAAGCAGTAGTCAAGGAAATGAATAGGCTCGGAATGCTGATAGACCTTAGTCATACAGCGAGGGCTACCATGAGGGACGCTTTAAGGACCAGCAGAGCACCCCTCATTTTTTCTCACTCTTCGGCCTTTGCCATTTGCAATTCCTCGAGAAACGTACCCGACGACATTCTAGAGCAGCTG GCTGCTAACCGTGGACTGGTGATGGTaacgttttataattatttcgtAAAGTGTGGCACGGAGGCAACCGTTTCCGATGTCGCCGAGCATATTTACTACATTAAGAACTTGATTGGCGTGGACCACATCGGTGTCGGTGGTGACTTCGACGGTATCAACAA AACACCACGAGGTCTCGAGGATGTCTCCAAATATCCAGAATTGTTCGCTGAACTCCTTCGAAGTGGGAACTGGAACGTGCGCGACTTGAAAAAAGTTGCTGGTCTCAATTTGCTGAGAGTCCTCCAACAG GTGGAGGATGTGAGGGACGAGATGAGAACCTCAGGAATAATGCCATCCGAAGAATACCTTCAGGATTCACCTGACACAACCGGCAGCTGTGCGCTCGATATCAACTCCGTGCCACGAGTGATGGAAGTTTGA
- the LOC143211768 gene encoding dipeptidase 1 isoform X1 gives MRCGGQSGVWIATVILLIIGSCVDKVGPRPADGEVAHLTSSEERLNTVKQVLSEVPLIDGHNDLPWNIRNFVHNQLAEFDFKDLRQVEPWSKSAWSQTDLVRLRQGMVGGQFWAAYVPCESQHLNAVQLTLEQVDLIKRLIEKYSQHMQFAASSREIMEAHKKGRIASLIGVEGGHSLGSSLAVLRTLYQLGVRYLTLTHTCDTPWAKSSSVEGNDGEGGGLTAFGKAVVKEMNRLGMLIDLSHTARATMRDALRTSRAPLIFSHSSAFAICNSSRNVPDDILEQLAANRGLVMVTFYNYFVKCGTEATVSDVAEHIYYIKNLIGVDHIGVGGDFDGINKTPRGLEDVSKYPELFAELLRSGNWNVRDLKKVAGLNLLRVLQQVEDVRDEMRTSGIMPSEEYLQDSPDTTGSCALDINSVPRVMEV, from the exons TGTGGCGGTCAGAGCGGTGTCTGGATAGCAACTGTGATCTTACTGATAATTGGAAGCTGTGTCGACAAAGTTGGACCACGACCAGCCGATGGCGAGGTTGCACACCTGACATCGTCGGAGGAAAGGTTGAACACCGTGAAACAGGTTCTTTCCGAGGTGCCTTTGATCGACGGGCACAATGACCTACCCTGGAACATTCGAAACTTCGTCCACAATCAGCTGGCCGAGTTCGATTTCAAGGATCTACGACAGGTGGAGCCGTGGAGCAAGAGCGCGTGGAGCCAGACTGACTTGGTCAGACTTCGCCAAGGCATGGTCGGCggtcag TTTTGGGCTGCTTACGTGCCGTGCGAATCCCAGCATCTCAACGCGGTCCAGCTGACTTTGGAGCAGGTGGACCTCATTAAGAGGCTCATAGAGAAGTACTCGCAACACATGCAGTTCGCTGCATCTTCAAGGG AGATCATGGAAGCCCACAAAAAGGGCAGAATAGCATCCCTAATCGGAGTGGAGGGTGGACATAGCCTAGGAAGTAGTTTAGCTGTTTTAAGAACATTGTATCAATTGGGTGTACGGTATCTCACACTCACTCACACTTGTGACACACCGTGGGCGAAAAGTTCGTCGGTAGAAGGCAACGACGGAGaag GAGGAGGTCTGACCGCGTTCGGGAAAGCAGTAGTCAAGGAAATGAATAGGCTCGGAATGCTGATAGACCTTAGTCATACAGCGAGGGCTACCATGAGGGACGCTTTAAGGACCAGCAGAGCACCCCTCATTTTTTCTCACTCTTCGGCCTTTGCCATTTGCAATTCCTCGAGAAACGTACCCGACGACATTCTAGAGCAGCTG GCTGCTAACCGTGGACTGGTGATGGTaacgttttataattatttcgtAAAGTGTGGCACGGAGGCAACCGTTTCCGATGTCGCCGAGCATATTTACTACATTAAGAACTTGATTGGCGTGGACCACATCGGTGTCGGTGGTGACTTCGACGGTATCAACAA AACACCACGAGGTCTCGAGGATGTCTCCAAATATCCAGAATTGTTCGCTGAACTCCTTCGAAGTGGGAACTGGAACGTGCGCGACTTGAAAAAAGTTGCTGGTCTCAATTTGCTGAGAGTCCTCCAACAG GTGGAGGATGTGAGGGACGAGATGAGAACCTCAGGAATAATGCCATCCGAAGAATACCTTCAGGATTCACCTGACACAACCGGCAGCTGTGCGCTCGATATCAACTCCGTGCCACGAGTGATGGAAGTTTGA